A single genomic interval of Nerophis ophidion isolate RoL-2023_Sa linkage group LG11, RoL_Noph_v1.0, whole genome shotgun sequence harbors:
- the LOC133561390 gene encoding uncharacterized protein C1orf232: MNPLWRVYKSKVLKTLNPEYVEEAADEVSEMEEDLSPVQEDEGQNAVSQLARKMQGAGVRSWNRMSALFYKDDQHQLLQETESPPVPDHPLAARPEEPPPATKRSGFWDSFAANWAAKKQAETDAAAMKMQEEEEEVEEAAETPAGASEDQVASQERRGGEMNEGSEGNNSFSKYMSLGGGGEDAAFRWNFVSSKLAEMKSKSVAKSNSQ, translated from the exons ATGAATCCTttgtggagagtttataagagtAAAGTCTTGAAGACTCTCAACCCTGAATATGTGGAGGAAGCTGCTGATGAG GTGAGTGAGATGGAGGAAGACCTGAGTCCAGTCCAGGAGGACGAAGGCCAGAACGCAGTCTCTCAGCTGGCTCGCAAA ATGCAAGGGGCAGGGGTCAGAAGCTGGAACAGAATGTCAGCTCTTTTCTACAAAGACGACCAGCATCAACTTCTCCAGGAGACCGAAAGTCCTCCTGTCCCTGACCA TCCACTTGCAGCGAGGCCAGAGGAGCCTCCTCCAGCCACAAAGCGTTCTGGGTTCTGGGACAGCTTCGCCGCCAACTGGGCCGCCAAGAAGCAGGCGGAGACTGATGCCGCCGCCATGAAGATgcaagaagaggaggaggaggtggaggaagcTGCTGAGACACCAGCCGGAGCGTCTGAGGACCAAGTGGCGTCGCAGGAGAGGCGTGGCGGCGAGATGAACGAGGGCAGTGAAGGCAACAACTCCTTCTCCAAATATATGTCtctgggaggaggaggagaggacgCCGCCTTCAGGTGGAACTTTGTCTCCAGCAAACTGGCCGAGATGAAAAGTAAGAGCGTCGCCAAGAGCAACTCGCAATAA